Below is a window of Hydrogenimonas sp. SS33 DNA.
TGTTCAGTGATAGATAATATTATATCGAAAGCTTGGGAAAGTGCTGAAAAAAAGAGTTTGAAGGACCCGCCCGAAGGCGGGCAAGTGGGTTACGCCAGAGCGGCTTTGGACTGCTCGACGATTTTGGAGAATGCGGCAGGATTGTTCATTGCCATATCGGCCAGGATCTTGCGATCGAGTTCGATACCGGCTTTTTTCAATCCGTGCATAAAGGTGGAGTAGTTCATGTCGTTCAGGCGGCACGCGGCGTTGATACGAATGATCCAGAGTTTGCGGAACTCACGCTTTTTCTGTTTACGGTCACGGTAGGCGTAGACCAGGCTGTGTTCGACCTGTTCTTTCGCTTTTCTGAAATGTTTGCGGCGTCCGCTGTAGAAGCCTTTGGCCAGCTTCAGAATCTTTTTGTGTCGGCGGCGTCGTACGACACCTGTTTTCACTCTTGGCATTTTTTTCCTTTCTTTACCTTGGCATCTGTATCGATGTTTCGGTGCCGGATGATCCGGACTTGCCCTTTTTCAAGGGGAACGCGGGGACTGAATCCGTTTGGAACTATTTCATTCCAAGCATGGTTTTGACGCGTGCTGCATCCACATCCGCCACATACTGGGGATTGCGGAGTCTGCGCTTGCGCTTCTGGCTCATTTTGGTCAGAATGTGGCTTCGAAACGCGCTTCCGCGTTTGATTTTGCCGCTCTTCTTGACTTTGAAGCGCTTGGCTGCGCCGCGTACCGTCTTCATTTTCGGCATGAACTTCCTCCTTTGTAAGATCGACACGGAGATTCCGTGTGCAAAACGGGGCGTAATTATATCCAAAAAATCGGGAAAGCGAAAATTGTGTTGACGTCCGACGGGGTGATCCCCCGAATCAAACGGCGGGATTCGGGCTATTTTTTGGCCTGCGGCTCTTTCTTGGGAACGACGTACATATTGATATAGCGTCCTTCATGAAAGGGCCCTTTCTCCAGGTCGGCGATATCTTCGACCATCGGCCACACCTTCTTGAGCACTTCGACCCCCGCTTCGGGATTGGCCATTTCGCGGCCCCGCAGAAAGACGCGGAATTTGACATGCTTGCCCTGCTCCAGGAACTCTCTGGCATGCTTCACTTTGTAGTTGATGTCGTTGTCGGCGATTTTGACGGAGAGTTTGATCTCTTTGACTTCGATCTGCTTCTGCTTCTTCTTCGCCTCTTTCTTCTTCTTCTCCTGCTGATACTTGAATTTGCCGTAATCCATGATTTTCGCCACGGGCGGGTTGGCCTGGGGGGCGATGAGGACCAGGTCCAGCCCCATATCGGCTGCCTTGTTCAGCGCCTCGTCGCGGCTGACGATCCCGTACTGCGTCCCGTCGTCACCTACCAGGCGCAGCTCCCGCGCCCGGATATCGTCGTTCATGATCACATC
It encodes the following:
- the rplT gene encoding 50S ribosomal protein L20: MPRVKTGVVRRRRHKKILKLAKGFYSGRRKHFRKAKEQVEHSLVYAYRDRKQKKREFRKLWIIRINAACRLNDMNYSTFMHGLKKAGIELDRKILADMAMNNPAAFSKIVEQSKAALA
- the rpmI gene encoding 50S ribosomal protein L35, whose protein sequence is MPKMKTVRGAAKRFKVKKSGKIKRGSAFRSHILTKMSQKRKRRLRNPQYVADVDAARVKTMLGMK
- the infC gene encoding translation initiation factor IF-3 translates to MSKKNDVIMNDDIRARELRLVGDDGTQYGIVSRDEALNKAADMGLDLVLIAPQANPPVAKIMDYGKFKYQQEKKKKEAKKKQKQIEVKEIKLSVKIADNDINYKVKHAREFLEQGKHVKFRVFLRGREMANPEAGVEVLKKVWPMVEDIADLEKGPFHEGRYINMYVVPKKEPQAKK